Proteins found in one Maridesulfovibrio sp. genomic segment:
- a CDS encoding efflux RND transporter permease subunit gives MSDNLKPEPKRPVPRTLTEKVILFCLEQKLIVAILLIMVICGGIYTAPFNWKIDGIDRSPVPVDAIPDIGENQQIIFTKWLGRSPQDVEDQISYPLTVALLGVPGVKTVRSYSMFGFSTIYVIFKEDVDFYWSRSRLLEKLNSLPAGTLPAGIKPSLGPDATALGQVYWYTIEGRDPDGNPTGGWDLDELRSTQDWYVRYALLSAEGVSEVASVGGFVKEYQIDVDPDAMRAANVTLSEVYRAVKNSNLDVGARTIEINNAEYVIRGIGFIKKISDIESSVVKVVNNIPIHVRDVARVAEGPALRRGVLDKGGAEVVGGVAVVRYGENPLQVIDNIKSKIKAISPGLPSKILPDGTKSKLTIVPFYDRSNLIHETLGTLNTALTEEILITIIVVLIAVMHLKSSLLISSLLPLAVLMSFMGMRVFKVDANIVALSGIAIAIGTMVDMGIIICENILKKLETAEEGVSRLKLIYDGTTEVGSAVMTAVATTIVSFMPVFAMDGAEGKLFKPLAYTKTFALLSSIIVALTVLPPLAQLLFTARKKFAKGKQSYIRSALYILSGITLSIILKWWVGIFFIYLGIKHFILPFVPAKTHKFIGYAETWVIVGLVASVLTSSWLPLGPEKGMSNNYAFVALIIGSLMLFFELFRYNYARMLGWCLNHKLLFLSLPTFIIALGMSIWLGFGNLTSFLPDTIRTSAPYIKLAHTFPGLGKEFMPDLDEGAFLFMPTTMPHASIGEAHDVLRKQDMMIQSIPEVESAVGKLGRAETPLDPAPISMIETVINYKSEYVVSKSGERLRFKYDPDQKDYFRNVKGDLVPAKDGYPYLVQGYYARDDNGELIPDENGKPFRIWRSALSPELNPKRKSWKGITSPDDIWDEIVKAAKIPGVTSAPKLQPIAARIVMLQSGMRAPMGIKVKGPNLETLEKVALDLERLLKQVGSIQPEAVIADRIVGKPYLEIVIDREAIARYGIMLSQVQDVIEVAVGGKVVTTTVEGRERYPVRVRYMRELRDNIDNLGNILVSTPAGEQIPLSQLAEIKYIRGPQVIKSEDTFLVGYVLFDKKPGFAEVDVVEQTQTFLNSKIKSGELTIPAGVSYEFAGSYENQIRAQKKLAIILPLALMFIVLILYLQFKSLATTLMVFSGIFVAWSGGFLMVWMYGQPWFMHFTVFNTPMRELFQVAPINLSVAIWVGFLALFGIASDDGVIMATYLDETKNERKATSIPQIKQAIIKGAQRRIRPALMTSATTILALLPILTSTGRGSDIMVPMAIPSFGGMTIAILTVFVVPVLYCGVEEIKLKKVMNPK, from the coding sequence ATGAGTGATAATTTAAAACCTGAACCAAAACGCCCTGTACCCCGCACCTTAACAGAAAAGGTCATACTGTTTTGCCTTGAGCAGAAACTGATTGTTGCCATCCTCTTGATTATGGTCATTTGCGGGGGAATATATACTGCGCCTTTCAACTGGAAAATTGACGGAATAGACAGATCCCCCGTCCCCGTTGATGCAATTCCTGATATCGGTGAGAATCAGCAGATTATTTTCACCAAATGGCTTGGTCGTTCCCCTCAGGATGTGGAAGATCAGATAAGTTATCCGCTGACCGTGGCCCTGCTCGGTGTGCCCGGAGTAAAGACCGTTCGCAGTTACTCCATGTTCGGTTTCTCAACAATTTACGTCATTTTTAAAGAAGATGTAGACTTTTACTGGTCCCGTTCACGGTTGCTCGAAAAGCTTAACAGTCTTCCGGCTGGAACTCTCCCAGCGGGTATAAAACCATCTCTGGGGCCTGATGCAACGGCCTTAGGTCAGGTATATTGGTACACAATTGAAGGACGCGACCCTGACGGCAATCCCACCGGAGGGTGGGACCTTGATGAATTGCGCTCAACACAGGATTGGTATGTCCGCTACGCGCTGCTCTCTGCTGAAGGAGTAAGCGAAGTGGCTTCTGTCGGAGGCTTTGTAAAAGAGTATCAGATTGATGTCGATCCCGATGCAATGAGAGCTGCGAATGTAACTCTTAGCGAAGTATATCGCGCTGTAAAAAATTCCAACCTTGATGTTGGCGCACGTACTATCGAAATTAACAACGCTGAATATGTCATCAGAGGTATCGGGTTCATCAAAAAGATATCTGATATTGAAAGCTCAGTTGTTAAAGTTGTAAATAACATCCCTATTCATGTTCGCGATGTCGCGCGGGTGGCTGAAGGTCCGGCCCTGCGTCGTGGAGTTCTGGATAAAGGCGGTGCAGAAGTTGTCGGCGGAGTTGCAGTTGTCCGCTATGGCGAAAATCCACTGCAGGTAATTGATAATATCAAAAGCAAGATAAAAGCTATTTCACCGGGATTACCCTCAAAGATTCTGCCGGACGGGACAAAAAGTAAACTGACGATTGTTCCTTTTTATGACCGCTCAAACTTGATTCATGAGACCCTCGGCACGCTTAACACAGCCCTGACTGAAGAAATACTGATTACTATCATTGTAGTCCTTATTGCGGTCATGCACCTTAAAAGTTCATTACTTATTTCTTCATTATTGCCTCTTGCCGTACTCATGAGCTTTATGGGTATGAGAGTCTTCAAAGTTGATGCAAACATTGTAGCTCTATCAGGAATTGCAATTGCAATCGGAACCATGGTCGACATGGGGATTATCATCTGTGAAAACATACTGAAAAAGCTCGAAACGGCAGAAGAGGGAGTCAGCCGCCTTAAGCTTATTTACGATGGAACAACAGAAGTCGGCAGCGCAGTAATGACTGCTGTTGCCACTACAATCGTCAGCTTTATGCCTGTATTTGCCATGGACGGAGCCGAAGGAAAACTATTCAAACCATTAGCTTATACGAAAACTTTCGCGTTACTGTCCTCCATCATTGTAGCTTTGACGGTTTTACCGCCTTTAGCTCAACTTCTGTTCACTGCGCGTAAAAAATTTGCCAAGGGGAAGCAATCTTATATTCGTTCGGCCCTCTACATCCTTTCTGGAATTACTCTTTCCATAATACTGAAATGGTGGGTTGGAATTTTCTTTATTTATCTGGGTATAAAGCACTTTATATTGCCATTTGTTCCTGCGAAGACTCATAAATTTATAGGGTATGCAGAAACATGGGTAATTGTAGGTTTGGTCGCCTCCGTTCTTACAAGTTCGTGGCTGCCGCTCGGACCGGAAAAAGGCATGAGCAATAATTATGCTTTTGTAGCCTTAATTATCGGAAGTTTAATGCTCTTTTTCGAATTATTCCGTTACAACTACGCCAGAATGCTTGGATGGTGCCTTAATCATAAATTACTCTTTTTATCTCTGCCAACTTTTATCATTGCGTTGGGAATGTCTATCTGGCTTGGCTTCGGCAATCTTACATCATTCCTACCTGACACAATCAGAACCTCTGCTCCGTACATCAAACTGGCTCACACTTTCCCCGGCTTAGGTAAGGAATTTATGCCGGACCTTGATGAAGGCGCATTTTTGTTCATGCCCACCACTATGCCGCATGCATCCATAGGCGAAGCTCATGATGTTCTGCGTAAACAGGATATGATGATTCAATCTATTCCAGAAGTGGAATCGGCCGTTGGCAAACTCGGAAGAGCAGAAACGCCTCTCGATCCAGCGCCTATTTCCATGATCGAAACTGTCATTAATTATAAATCCGAATATGTTGTTAGTAAATCAGGAGAGAGACTCCGTTTTAAATATGACCCCGATCAAAAAGACTACTTTCGCAATGTCAAAGGTGACCTTGTTCCGGCAAAGGACGGATATCCCTATTTAGTGCAAGGATACTATGCTAGAGACGACAATGGAGAACTTATTCCTGATGAAAATGGTAAACCTTTCAGAATTTGGCGATCTGCCCTTAGTCCAGAGCTGAATCCAAAACGCAAGAGCTGGAAAGGTATAACTTCTCCGGATGATATATGGGATGAAATAGTCAAAGCAGCTAAAATCCCCGGAGTAACTTCCGCGCCGAAACTGCAACCAATAGCCGCAAGAATTGTAATGCTGCAATCCGGCATGCGAGCTCCCATGGGCATCAAAGTTAAAGGCCCAAATCTGGAAACACTGGAAAAAGTAGCTCTTGATCTGGAAAGACTGCTCAAGCAGGTAGGGTCAATACAGCCGGAAGCCGTTATTGCCGACCGCATCGTGGGTAAACCATACCTTGAAATTGTTATCGATCGTGAAGCCATTGCAAGATATGGAATTATGCTTTCACAGGTACAGGATGTTATTGAAGTGGCTGTCGGCGGTAAGGTAGTGACAACGACTGTCGAAGGTCGTGAACGTTATCCTGTCAGGGTTCGCTACATGAGAGAGCTGCGCGATAACATAGATAATCTCGGCAATATTCTTGTAAGCACTCCGGCCGGAGAACAAATCCCGCTCAGCCAACTGGCAGAGATAAAATATATTCGCGGACCGCAGGTCATCAAAAGTGAAGATACATTTCTGGTCGGCTACGTACTGTTCGACAAAAAACCAGGGTTTGCCGAAGTGGATGTAGTTGAGCAGACTCAGACTTTTCTTAATTCTAAAATTAAATCAGGCGAGCTGACTATTCCTGCCGGAGTTTCATACGAATTTGCAGGTAGTTATGAAAATCAGATCAGAGCACAAAAGAAACTTGCTATAATCCTGCCACTGGCACTGATGTTCATAGTACTTATTTTATATTTACAGTTCAAATCCCTAGCAACAACTCTAATGGTCTTTTCAGGCATTTTCGTTGCATGGTCCGGCGGATTTCTTATGGTATGGATGTACGGTCAACCGTGGTTTATGCATTTTACCGTATTTAACACACCCATGCGCGAATTATTTCAGGTAGCTCCCATCAACTTAAGTGTTGCCATTTGGGTCGGTTTTTTAGCTCTATTCGGCATAGCCTCGGACGATGGAGTTATCATGGCAACCTATCTGGATGAAACTAAAAATGAACGTAAAGCTACCAGCATTCCCCAAATCAAGCAGGCTATCATTAAAGGAGCACAAAGAAGAATCCGCCCGGCTCTGATGACCTCGGCAACTACTATCCTTGCACTACTCCCTATCCTAACCTCAACAGGTCGCGGATCAGATATTATGGTTCCTATGGCAATTCCATCATTCGGAGGCATGACTATTGCCATACTTACCGTATTTGTAGTGCCTGTGCTTTATTGTGGTGTTGAAGAAATAAAACTAAAAAAAGTGATGAACCCAAAATAA
- a CDS encoding efflux RND transporter periplasmic adaptor subunit yields the protein MKKFKDIKSSIIPVIAIVLIAFVAGYWFSGNDSTTAEKQLVDEHAGHGLDAEVTETGEVVWTCSMHPQIQLPKPGKCPICFMDLIPLEKGGKSGDEAISLRQISLTAQARKLAGIETSAVQKRNVSVETRMVGKVDYDETRMGTITAWTGGRIDKLYIDYTGSSVRKGQAMASIYSPELLTAQVELIQSVKAKEALRGSSMQIVKDTAARTEKASREKLRLLGLSKSQIADIIKNGKAAEHIILYSPMSGIVLKKDVVEGVYVKTGTPIYTIADLSRVWVFLEAYESDLPWIKMGMQVDFTTEAYPGKSFQGKVTYIDPVVNEKTRTIRIRLEVPNKELKLKPGMFVRAVSQVDKNAVSQLVIPASAPLITGKRAVVYIAVPGKEGVYEGREIVLGPKAGDFYVVKYGLVDGEQVVTNGNFKIDSALQIIAKPSMMNQESGVKTVLDNKGSEHSLPPIFVSKLIHLKKSFDILINSAKADSIDKTRMLYSKFYDSLKAIDSAGLKGDNSLVWKELSMLLTNDAVIGRDAKNALRLKSITDETAKHFKRLDNAFNISNLAKNTGSKVETPETFKIQMGKVYASYSAFTEDLAADNMLLAQTHAELMAAELKKIDHGSLSSEAHKIWMDAFKNINDGIDSIRSAKDIVGVRAGLEPLSYGMIDVVDKLGIKSSQPVYEIFCPMAFDFKGAMWLQSDENIRNPYFGETMLQCGEIKRQLKDKE from the coding sequence ATGAAAAAATTTAAAGACATAAAATCATCAATTATACCGGTCATCGCTATCGTACTGATCGCATTCGTGGCCGGATACTGGTTTTCCGGAAATGACAGTACAACCGCTGAAAAACAACTTGTAGATGAGCACGCCGGACATGGACTTGATGCCGAAGTAACTGAAACAGGCGAAGTGGTCTGGACCTGTTCCATGCATCCGCAGATTCAGTTGCCGAAACCGGGCAAATGTCCGATTTGTTTTATGGATCTGATCCCGCTTGAAAAAGGCGGCAAATCAGGAGACGAAGCAATCAGCCTTAGACAGATAAGTTTGACAGCTCAGGCACGTAAACTTGCCGGAATCGAGACCAGTGCTGTTCAAAAAAGAAATGTCAGTGTTGAAACCCGCATGGTGGGAAAGGTTGATTATGATGAAACCCGCATGGGAACCATTACGGCATGGACCGGAGGACGGATAGATAAACTTTACATAGATTACACTGGAAGTTCAGTCCGTAAAGGACAAGCCATGGCTTCCATATACAGTCCCGAACTTCTTACCGCGCAAGTTGAACTTATCCAGTCTGTAAAAGCAAAAGAAGCATTACGCGGAAGTTCTATGCAGATCGTAAAAGACACTGCTGCGCGCACTGAAAAAGCTTCCCGTGAAAAACTCCGCCTACTCGGTCTTTCCAAATCTCAAATTGCAGATATCATAAAAAACGGCAAAGCGGCCGAACACATTATACTTTATTCTCCAATGAGCGGCATTGTTCTGAAAAAAGACGTAGTTGAAGGAGTTTATGTTAAGACAGGAACTCCCATTTACACCATTGCCGACCTCTCAAGAGTCTGGGTCTTTCTTGAAGCGTATGAATCAGACCTGCCATGGATTAAAATGGGAATGCAGGTTGATTTCACGACCGAAGCATACCCCGGCAAATCATTTCAAGGAAAAGTCACTTACATAGATCCGGTTGTTAATGAAAAAACCAGAACGATCAGAATCCGTCTTGAAGTTCCGAACAAGGAATTGAAACTTAAACCCGGCATGTTTGTGCGCGCTGTCAGTCAGGTTGATAAAAATGCAGTATCTCAGCTTGTTATCCCGGCATCAGCTCCGCTCATTACCGGAAAACGTGCTGTAGTCTATATTGCTGTACCCGGCAAAGAAGGAGTTTACGAAGGACGGGAAATAGTACTCGGCCCCAAAGCCGGGGACTTCTACGTGGTAAAATATGGTCTGGTAGATGGTGAGCAAGTTGTTACAAATGGAAATTTCAAAATAGACAGTGCCCTGCAGATTATAGCTAAGCCAAGCATGATGAATCAGGAAAGCGGCGTAAAAACAGTCCTAGACAACAAAGGATCTGAACACTCGCTGCCTCCTATCTTCGTTTCTAAATTAATACACCTGAAAAAAAGTTTTGATATTCTGATTAATTCAGCCAAGGCTGACTCTATCGACAAAACCCGCATGCTCTATTCCAAGTTTTATGACAGCCTTAAAGCTATAGACAGTGCAGGACTCAAAGGAGACAACTCACTTGTCTGGAAAGAGTTATCCATGCTTCTTACTAATGACGCTGTAATTGGTCGCGATGCAAAGAATGCTCTTAGGCTGAAATCAATTACAGATGAAACGGCAAAACATTTTAAACGACTTGATAATGCTTTTAACATATCAAACCTTGCCAAAAACACTGGAAGCAAAGTTGAAACCCCTGAAACTTTCAAAATTCAAATGGGGAAAGTATATGCTTCATACTCAGCTTTCACAGAAGATCTTGCGGCAGATAATATGCTCTTGGCGCAAACACACGCAGAGCTGATGGCTGCAGAGCTAAAGAAAATAGATCATGGATCTCTCAGCAGTGAAGCTCATAAAATCTGGATGGACGCCTTCAAAAATATCAATGACGGGATTGATTCCATACGCAGTGCAAAGGATATCGTGGGAGTGCGCGCCGGACTGGAGCCTCTTTCATACGGCATGATCGACGTTGTGGACAAACTCGGCATCAAATCATCTCAACCTGTCTACGAAATATTCTGCCCTATGGCTTTTGATTTTAAAGGAGCCATGTGGCTGCAAAGCGACGAAAACATTCGAAATCCCTACTTTGGAGAAACCATGCTCCAGTGCGGTGAAATTAAGCGTCAGCTCAAAGATAAGGAATAG
- a CDS encoding TolC family protein yields MSKFFKCTTLLIIAVLILLPSTGSAQNSSSNGMAEYKTEHAEIKDLTEYLIEAARNNDDLYAAFYSWKAALQRETSVSSLPDPRFSFAWFIQPVETRTGPQEFKYGLSQTLPWFGKLNLKGEQALRDADIKKAKFDALKLKIFYKVKTNYYDYAYLAQAIRITRENIELMKYLESVASSKYATSSGKYDGLIKTQVELGKLEDRLRSLEERKRPTVAKLLAAMNRPDGQSLPLPAFIPIMKIEADPHQLKKDFKEANPSLMALTHKINKEKLSVELAEKDYFPDFSFGVEYIQTGKSRSPNVTNENKDPVVAGMSINLPIWFDKQEAQLVEAQQKVKSASREKTGLERNLSADLELEIYRYEDAIRKVNLYRDSLTPKAEQSLAVSIEGFQSGTASSADLIDAERTLIEFQLVYYQSLAEQAKRVAAIEYLVGHEIPCTIHGSMLPHTAISPPVK; encoded by the coding sequence GTGTCTAAATTTTTTAAATGTACCACACTTTTAATCATAGCAGTGCTTATCCTATTGCCAAGTACAGGAAGTGCCCAGAACAGCTCAAGTAACGGCATGGCTGAGTACAAAACCGAACACGCTGAAATAAAAGATCTTACAGAATATCTGATTGAAGCTGCACGCAATAATGACGACCTCTATGCGGCATTCTACAGCTGGAAAGCCGCCTTACAACGCGAAACAAGTGTTTCAAGCCTACCGGACCCTAGATTCAGTTTTGCATGGTTTATTCAGCCGGTGGAGACCCGGACTGGACCACAGGAATTTAAATATGGATTAAGTCAGACTCTTCCATGGTTCGGCAAACTGAATCTTAAAGGTGAACAGGCCTTGCGTGATGCAGATATTAAAAAAGCAAAATTTGATGCCCTTAAACTCAAGATATTCTACAAAGTTAAAACTAATTACTACGACTACGCCTACCTTGCACAGGCAATCCGCATCACTCGTGAAAATATTGAGCTTATGAAATATCTCGAATCCGTTGCCAGCTCCAAATACGCCACCAGCTCGGGTAAGTATGACGGGCTCATAAAAACCCAAGTAGAACTCGGTAAACTTGAGGATAGACTCCGCTCTCTGGAAGAACGCAAAAGACCTACAGTTGCGAAATTGCTTGCCGCCATGAACAGGCCGGATGGACAATCTTTACCCCTGCCTGCTTTTATCCCGATCATGAAGATAGAAGCCGACCCACATCAGCTTAAAAAAGATTTCAAGGAAGCCAATCCTAGTCTGATGGCTCTTACCCATAAAATTAATAAAGAAAAACTTTCTGTAGAACTGGCTGAAAAAGACTACTTTCCTGACTTTTCCTTCGGAGTTGAATATATCCAAACAGGTAAATCCAGATCTCCCAATGTTACCAACGAAAATAAAGATCCTGTTGTTGCCGGGATGTCTATAAACCTTCCTATCTGGTTCGATAAACAAGAAGCTCAGCTTGTTGAGGCTCAGCAGAAAGTTAAGTCAGCCAGCCGCGAAAAAACAGGGCTTGAACGCAATCTATCTGCCGACCTTGAGCTGGAAATCTATCGTTACGAAGATGCTATCCGCAAAGTGAACCTTTACAGAGACTCGCTTACTCCCAAAGCAGAACAGTCACTTGCTGTTTCCATTGAAGGTTTTCAATCCGGAACAGCTTCATCCGCCGACCTGATTGATGCAGAAAGAACCCTTATCGAATTTCAACTTGTCTATTATCAATCGCTGGCAGAACAGGCCAAAAGGGTTGCCGCCATTGAATACCTAGTCGGTCATGAAATACCATGCACAATTCATGGCTCTATGCTGCCCCATACAGCGATATCCCCACCTGTAAAATAA
- a CDS encoding SpoIIE family protein phosphatase has translation MLESLHSLSGEIGGEVRSELVNKSSVELKRLVEDHARVLSKERKIVELRLQQLSAELTAWIEEGDMFVLPEILVDSTDHDTESDYERLQQKYGQHNFVMHGRREIDFNYVGYGSGYLGTADRIIQQRSTDAIFPLFKTIEQRNPNLTLWIKADFISGESLTYPARSTGMSMGQMMNESQPQTASILQENLLPTWSLPKKDPLTGRTVLTASLAIVVQGETVGSVSIDVPLDTLLSGNNHLNMFSHNIDSLLIKPQLNDNGTGVVEVVAKEVSGTNLKTMMHMWEPSTAEVMLSSSDSVLFSKFKELLKEGKSGVVSMPYKGRDSIWAFSAPDKRGISLVLILLYDDVVKPAENAKKFVTSVISQQYRSTFLVLVAVVLLVSILAFMLSHRFTKNILILAKGVKRIASGDFAAKVEISNADEVGELADNFNKMVPSLQEHIEIKSALDVAMEVQTNLLPQSSPHISGYDIYGESKYCDELGGDYFDYIKSYVDQENIRFTVGDVSGHGVPAAMLMGSIRGYVRARSLSSGTLGEVLADVNKLVAEDTCKTAQFMTMVMVELDPLKNELRWVRAGHDPALIFDHTQEEFIQLEGNGIALGAVAEATYSESCCFDLNAGQILILGTDGIWEASNSDGEFFGKERLWKVINSAKDLSAETLVETIFDAVHEFTGRNKQEDDLTVVVVKRNN, from the coding sequence GTGCTTGAATCGTTGCATTCTCTTTCTGGGGAGATCGGCGGAGAAGTTCGTAGTGAGCTTGTAAACAAAAGCAGTGTTGAATTAAAAAGATTGGTGGAAGATCATGCGAGGGTTCTTTCAAAAGAACGTAAAATTGTTGAGTTGAGGTTGCAACAGCTCTCTGCCGAACTGACCGCATGGATTGAAGAAGGGGACATGTTTGTTCTGCCAGAGATACTTGTAGATTCTACAGATCATGACACCGAGAGTGACTATGAGCGGCTTCAGCAAAAATATGGGCAGCATAATTTTGTTATGCACGGGAGACGGGAGATCGACTTCAATTATGTCGGTTATGGTTCCGGATATCTTGGAACAGCGGATAGAATTATTCAGCAGAGATCAACTGATGCGATATTTCCTCTTTTTAAAACAATTGAACAAAGAAATCCTAACCTGACTTTATGGATTAAAGCAGATTTTATTTCAGGAGAATCACTTACCTATCCGGCACGTTCAACAGGTATGTCTATGGGGCAGATGATGAATGAATCACAGCCTCAGACGGCTTCTATTCTTCAGGAAAATTTGCTCCCAACTTGGTCACTTCCTAAAAAAGATCCCCTGACAGGAAGAACAGTCCTTACTGCTTCTTTGGCAATAGTCGTACAGGGAGAGACTGTGGGATCTGTCTCTATTGATGTGCCACTTGATACTCTTTTATCCGGCAATAATCATCTTAATATGTTTTCTCACAATATTGATTCATTGCTAATCAAGCCGCAGCTGAATGATAACGGTACAGGTGTGGTTGAAGTTGTTGCGAAAGAAGTTTCCGGAACTAACCTTAAAACCATGATGCATATGTGGGAGCCTTCAACTGCTGAGGTCATGCTTTCCTCTTCTGATTCTGTATTATTTTCTAAATTTAAAGAGCTTCTTAAAGAAGGAAAGTCCGGTGTTGTAAGCATGCCATATAAAGGGCGTGACAGTATCTGGGCTTTTTCAGCTCCTGATAAACGTGGTATTTCACTGGTTTTAATTCTGCTTTATGATGATGTCGTTAAGCCTGCTGAGAATGCTAAAAAATTCGTAACTTCCGTAATATCACAGCAATATCGTAGTACTTTTTTGGTGCTTGTTGCCGTAGTTCTGCTCGTTTCAATCCTCGCTTTTATGCTGTCTCATCGTTTTACAAAAAACATTTTGATTCTTGCCAAGGGCGTAAAGCGAATTGCATCCGGTGATTTTGCTGCCAAAGTTGAAATTTCAAATGCTGATGAGGTTGGTGAGCTTGCGGATAATTTTAATAAAATGGTTCCCAGTCTTCAGGAGCATATCGAGATTAAAAGCGCTCTTGATGTTGCGATGGAAGTGCAGACAAATCTGTTGCCGCAGAGTTCCCCTCATATTTCAGGATATGATATCTATGGTGAGAGTAAGTATTGCGATGAACTGGGCGGAGATTATTTTGACTACATCAAATCTTATGTAGATCAGGAGAATATCCGTTTTACTGTGGGAGATGTCAGTGGGCACGGGGTTCCAGCGGCAATGCTTATGGGGTCTATCCGGGGTTATGTGCGGGCACGGAGTTTAAGTAGTGGCACTCTCGGGGAGGTTTTAGCAGATGTGAACAAATTGGTGGCGGAGGATACCTGTAAGACAGCTCAATTTATGACCATGGTTATGGTTGAACTTGATCCCTTAAAAAATGAGTTGCGCTGGGTAAGGGCCGGGCATGATCCTGCATTAATATTTGATCATACCCAAGAGGAATTTATTCAACTCGAAGGGAACGGAATTGCTCTTGGAGCTGTAGCAGAGGCCACATATTCCGAGAGTTGCTGTTTTGATTTGAATGCTGGTCAGATTTTAATTCTGGGAACTGACGGGATCTGGGAAGCTTCCAACAGCGATGGAGAATTTTTCGGAAAAGAGCGGCTATGGAAAGTGATAAATTCTGCAAAGGATTTGTCTGCTGAAACTCTTGTAGAAACCATTTTTGATGCTGTGCATGAGTTTACAGGAAGAAATAAACAAGAAGACGATCTCACCGTTGTGGTCGTTAAAAGAAATAATTAA